A window of Oligoflexus sp. contains these coding sequences:
- the rpmC gene encoding 50S ribosomal protein L29 encodes MDYFKITADELRSKDKGELQSAAGEVRKKLAEIRMDIYTAPAVNVSKVKKLRKTLARLLTVQNEKARAKA; translated from the coding sequence ATGGATTACTTTAAAATTACAGCCGATGAGCTGCGGTCGAAAGACAAAGGTGAATTGCAGAGTGCTGCAGGTGAAGTGCGAAAAAAGCTTGCTGAAATTCGTATGGACATCTATACAGCGCCAGCAGTGAATGTGAGCAAAGTGAAGAAGCTGCGCAAGACCCTTGCCCGTCTCCTCACTGTGCAAAACGAAAAAGCTCGTGCGAAAGCTTGA
- the rpsQ gene encoding 30S ribosomal protein S17, whose translation MSEQKEKKSKPVFGVVTSDKMQKSRVVTVEHLVKHPRYGKYMKRRTKLMFHDEKNESRIGDSVLIIPSRPHSARKRFDLLKIVQKAGELVAE comes from the coding sequence ATGTCTGAACAAAAAGAAAAGAAGTCCAAGCCAGTGTTCGGTGTTGTCACCTCTGACAAGATGCAGAAATCGCGCGTTGTCACTGTTGAGCACCTTGTGAAACATCCCCGTTACGGCAAATACATGAAACGCCGTACCAAACTGATGTTCCACGACGAAAAGAACGAAAGCCGAATCGGTGATTCCGTACTGATCATCCCTTCTCGGCCCCATAGCGCTCGTAAGCGCTTTGATCTCTTGAAAATCGTGCAAAAAGCGGGCGAGCTTGTCGCCGAGTAA